GGCCTCGGCGGCGCCGGACTTGTAGCCGACGATGAGGCGCTCGGCCGGAGTACCGGGAGCGGCCTCGGCCTGGGCCGCGGGGACGGCGGCCTCCTGGGTGGGGGAATCCTGGGCCACGGCGACCGAGGTGGTGGCGGCCGTGAAGAGCGCGGCGGAGACCGCGGCGACGGATATCAGCTTCCGTCTGAGGGAGGTGGAGGTACGCAAGGGGAGTGCCTTTCGTGGCCGGCCGTACTCCGGGCAGCGCGGAGCGGCGGACTTTTCGCTTCGTCCTCGAAGCGGCGGGGGGCGTTTCGAAAGTGCGAAAGTGCGGGAGCGTGGTGGCCGGCCTGGCGCGAGCTGCGACCCGTTCGGGGTTACCTGTGGGTCGGCTGTGGTCGAACGATAGGCAAAGGAAAGGTCATCGGGATACAGGGGAAACCCTCGATCCGGCCGGAAACCCACCCTCTACGTCGGCTGGTTGACCGCTATCGACGGGCTCGGCCCGGTTTATCGCGCAGTGAACGCGCCGGGCCGGTTTCCCGTACTCCACGAGGACCCTGCCCTGCCGGCCGAGGAGACGTTCCGGATGTCCCGGATGCCCTGGATGAGATCGCATCGCTCCGCCCTGGCGGCCGCCGCCGTCACGCCGTTGCTGCTCACGGTGTGGGCCGCGGGCCCGGCCCGTGCGCACGGCGCCCCGACGGATCCGGTCAGCCGGGTGTACGCCTGCTCGCCGGACGGCGGCAGTCCGTCCCGGTCGGCGGCGTGCCGGGCCGCGGTCGCCGCGAACGGCGGGCCCTTCACGGCGTGGGACAACCTGCGGATCGCCGGCGTGAACGGACGTGACCGTCAGGTGGTCCCGGACGGGAAGCTGTGCAGTGGGGGCCTGGCCGCCTACAAGGGCCTCGATCTGGCCCGCGCCGACTGGCCGTCGACCCGGCTGACCCCGGGTACGACGCTGACCATGCGGTACGTCTCCACGATCCCGCACACCGGCACCTTCAAGCTCTACCTCACCGAGCCGGGCTACGACCCGACGAAGCCGCTGACCTGGTCCGATCTGCCGGACAAGCCGTTCGCGCAGGTGCGGGACCCCGCGCTGGCGGACGGCGCGTACCGGCTCACGGCGAAGCTGCCGTCCGACCGCTCCGGGCGGCATGTGCTGTTCACGATCTGGCAGAACAGCAGCACGCCGGACACGTACTACTCGTGCTCGGACGTCGTGTTCCCGGCGGGCGGGAGCGCCGGAGGCGGTGCGGGGAAGGCATCGGCCACGGCGAGCGCCGGCGGTCGTACGACTGCCGCTTCTTCGCCGACCGCGAAGCCGCGCGCGAGTGAGCGGCGTACGACCGGCCCCTCGCCCACGCCCGCGGCGGCCACCGGGTCCGAGACCCCGCGCACGCGGGGCGACAGCGTGCCGGTGGCGTCCACCGGGGACGCGGGCAACGGGCCGGCGATGCCGCTGGTGGCGGGCGGCGCCGCCGCGGTGCTGGTGCTCACCGGGGGCGCCGCCCTGGCGCTGCGGTTGCGCCGGAGGTGAACTCCGGTGCGGGCAGGGCCGGTTGAGGGCGGGGTCAGTTGACGTAGACCGCCTCGCCGCTGCTGGTCACCGGGGCGTACTTGGCGGTGAAGTAGCCGTTGGCGAAGCAGAGGGACGAGCCGGAGACCTTGGTGAACTGCGCGGCGGCGAAGTTGATGGTGTTGTCGGCGTTGCTCGCCGTGCCGGCCAGGCTGGGTGCCTGGTAGACGCAGTTGATGCTGCCGAGCAGGGTGCGCAGGACGACCGTGGTCTGGATGGTGGAGCCCGCGGCGGGCGTGACCGTGACGCTGCCGTCGGAGCCCACGGCGGAGCTGTACGGCAGGTTGTTGACCGTGATGCTGGTGACGCCGAGCACGCCGACCACGTTGGTGGTGCAGCTGGCGGCGTTGAAGGTGTGCGCGGAGACCGACTCCGTCGCGGTGCCGGGCGCGCTCGGGTTGTCCGTCACGGTGGCCGTGAACTGCGACGACGTGCAGGATATGCCGCTGGTGCCGGTGGCGCTGGAGTAGAACGTGGCGGCGGTGCCGCTCGCCAGCGGTGCGGTGAGCACCTCGCCGGCCGCGACGGCCGTACCGCCGACGGAGCCGGTGGTCAGGACGGCGCCGTCGGCCGCGGACGCGGGGCCGGCGAGGGGGAGGGTGAGCGCGGCGACGGTGCCGGCGAGGGTGAGGAGGGTACGCGTACGCATGCGGGTGTACCTCGGCTTTCGTTGCGGGGGTGTGCCCTGAGGACCTGAGGACCCAGGGGGTTCGGGGGGTGGCGGGAGGACGGCCGGTGGGGCGCCGGGTGCGTGTGCGCCGTCGCCGGTCCGTGACGCCTTCTCCGTACGACACGGACCGGCGACGGCTGCCCGCCGGAGGCCGGCCGGAGACCGTGGGAAGGGCTCCGGCCGGAACCGGGCGGGGGGTGCGGCCGGCACGGACCGAGGGGGGAAGCGACCGTGACGGCGCCGTGGAGTGATCTCGCGAAAAGGAAACGTGAAGGACATCAGGTCCGGGAACGCGGGCGGAGGCCACGCGGCGGCGGATCCGGCGCCACGGATCCATGGGGGAGCCAGGGAGAGTTGTAAACCTGAGGGTCAGTCAACGTCAAGGCATCACAAGGGAGTTGCTGTTTTCCAAGCAACTTTTCGAGGCCCTCGGCAGCTCATGACCCACAGGTGGGGCACAACCAACACCCTTTTTACACAACTGCCTTGACCCTCAGGTGTAACCACCGGTAACTTCCGGGCTTGGCTACTGCGGAGTACGAGAAAGCCCTTGCACCCGCCGGGAGTTGCGAGGAGACGTGCGCCGCGGGCGCTGTCCGCGCCAGGACAACGTGCCGCTGATGCCCTACCCGCACTTTTTCTGCACCTGGGAGCAGTCATGGCCTCGTCCCCGGACGTCACCCCGTCCGCCGGAAACACCCCCGAGAACCCGGAAAGCGGTTCCGTGCCCGAAGCGTCCGAAAACCCCGTAGGCACCGCGAGACGCGGGCGGGTCCGGGCACGCCGTGCCGCCGTGATGGCCGTGCCGGCCACCCTGGTCGCCGGTGCGCTCGCGGTTCTCACCGCCGAGGGCGCGCTGGGCGTCCAGTTCGCCATCTCCGGCATGCCCTTCACGGTCACCGCGACTGAGCTCAACGGCACCGGCTTCGAGCAGTTCGGCGGCCTCGACAACATGGCGCCGGGCAGCCCCAACGAAGGGGACACCGGCGGTCAGGTCCTGATCGTCACGTCCGCCATCAAGAACGCGACGCTCACGAAGCTGTGCCAGAGCGTCGACCTCGGTGGCACCAACCTGCTGATCACCGCGGGCGGCGGCGCCGAGAAGGTGAGCGCGACCGACCTGACCACCGACTCGACCGAGCTGTCGGGCGACGCGGCGTTCAACAACATCGAGATCGGCAACGACGCGAGCACCCTGACCAAGGCCGGGGTGAAGGGGCCGATCGGTGTCTTCAGCCAGCAGGCCGACACCGTGCGCATCGCCAATCTGCGCCAGACCAACTACGCCACCACGGCCGGGGTGTTCAAGCTGCCCGGCCTGAAGCTCCGCTTCAGCAGCACGGGTTGCTGATGTACGGGCCGGATGGATTCCGGTCGGCCTTCCGTCGCTGGCGGGCCGACCGGCCGTTCTGGGGCGGGCTGCTGCTCGCCCTGGGCGGGGCGTGGATCCTGCTCACGATGAAGGCCTCGCTGAAGGTCGTCCTGCACGTCGGCATGCAGGGCCTGGCGGGGTACCTGCTGCCGGCGCTGATGGTGCTGCTGGGGCTGCTGACCCTGTTCAACCCGGCGCAGCGGCTCTTCTACTCGATCACCGGGATCCTGGTGACCCTGGGCACCTGGCTCACGTCGAACCTGGGCGGGTTCTTCGTGGGTCTGCTGCTGGGGGCGGTCGGCAGTTGTCTGGTGTTCGGATGGCTGCCCGATCAGGAGCCTCGGCGCGGGCGGCGACAGCGCAGGAAGGAAGCGGCGGCGGCGCAGTAGGTCTGGGCCGTGTCGGGCGGCTGCGGGTGTGTGGGGGCTGGTCGCGCAGTTCCCCGCGCCCCTATTAGGTTGGCA
The DNA window shown above is from Streptomyces chartreusis and carries:
- a CDS encoding Tat pathway signal sequence domain protein gives rise to the protein MRTRTLLTLAGTVAALTLPLAGPASAADGAVLTTGSVGGTAVAAGEVLTAPLASGTAATFYSSATGTSGISCTSSQFTATVTDNPSAPGTATESVSAHTFNAASCTTNVVGVLGVTSITVNNLPYSSAVGSDGSVTVTPAAGSTIQTTVVLRTLLGSINCVYQAPSLAGTASNADNTINFAAAQFTKVSGSSLCFANGYFTAKYAPVTSSGEAVYVN
- a CDS encoding DUF6230 family protein, encoding MASSPDVTPSAGNTPENPESGSVPEASENPVGTARRGRVRARRAAVMAVPATLVAGALAVLTAEGALGVQFAISGMPFTVTATELNGTGFEQFGGLDNMAPGSPNEGDTGGQVLIVTSAIKNATLTKLCQSVDLGGTNLLITAGGGAEKVSATDLTTDSTELSGDAAFNNIEIGNDASTLTKAGVKGPIGVFSQQADTVRIANLRQTNYATTAGVFKLPGLKLRFSSTGC
- a CDS encoding DUF6114 domain-containing protein — protein: MYGPDGFRSAFRRWRADRPFWGGLLLALGGAWILLTMKASLKVVLHVGMQGLAGYLLPALMVLLGLLTLFNPAQRLFYSITGILVTLGTWLTSNLGGFFVGLLLGAVGSCLVFGWLPDQEPRRGRRQRRKEAAAAQ
- a CDS encoding lytic polysaccharide monooxygenase auxiliary activity family 9 protein — encoded protein: MPWMRSHRSALAAAAVTPLLLTVWAAGPARAHGAPTDPVSRVYACSPDGGSPSRSAACRAAVAANGGPFTAWDNLRIAGVNGRDRQVVPDGKLCSGGLAAYKGLDLARADWPSTRLTPGTTLTMRYVSTIPHTGTFKLYLTEPGYDPTKPLTWSDLPDKPFAQVRDPALADGAYRLTAKLPSDRSGRHVLFTIWQNSSTPDTYYSCSDVVFPAGGSAGGGAGKASATASAGGRTTAASSPTAKPRASERRTTGPSPTPAAATGSETPRTRGDSVPVASTGDAGNGPAMPLVAGGAAAVLVLTGGAALALRLRRR